A stretch of the Pseudomonadota bacterium genome encodes the following:
- a CDS encoding YhcH/YjgK/YiaL family protein, whose amino-acid sequence MILDVLENAHRYLTLNKGFPKAIEFLLRHDLDQLPVEKYEIAGGRVYAMVAKDPGRKKENALLETHEKYIDIQLVLAGTDDMGWKPKSSCKHPTGEYDKESDIQFFADQPDAWLPVKRGLFVIFFPEDAHMPLISAGQLHKVVVKVAVEQK is encoded by the coding sequence ATGATTTTGGATGTACTTGAGAATGCACACCGTTATCTGACCCTGAACAAAGGATTTCCAAAAGCAATTGAATTTCTTTTACGCCATGATCTTGACCAACTGCCGGTGGAGAAGTATGAAATTGCCGGTGGGCGCGTTTATGCGATGGTGGCAAAGGATCCTGGTCGCAAGAAAGAGAATGCTCTGCTCGAAACACATGAGAAATACATTGATATCCAATTGGTTCTGGCAGGAACTGATGATATGGGATGGAAGCCAAAATCATCCTGCAAGCACCCAACCGGAGAATATGATAAAGAATCTGACATTCAATTTTTCGCGGATCAACCAGATGCCTGGCTTCCTGTTAAACGTGGATTATTTGTCATCTTTTTTCCGGAAGATGCACACATGCCACTGATCTCAGCAGGACAACTCCACAAAGTCGTTGTCAAGGTCGCAGTGGAGCAGAAATGA